The DNA window GCCAATCGCGATCTTGATCATCTTGGTGCCCGGATAGAGCTTGGATTCGAAGGGATCGGTGGTGACGAAGTCTCCCTTGACCGAGACGGAGCGCTCGGCCGGCTTCTTGCCGGTGTCGAGAATGTCGACCGCGAGCTTGATCGCTTCCGAGGAGAGATAGGCCGGGTTGGAACCCAGGATGCACTTGGCGCCTTGCGTCTGCGCGCAGGTGACGGCGGCGACATTGTAGGAGAAGCCGACGACCGGGACGATCGGCCGCCCGGCATCCTTCAACGCCTGGATGGCACCGGAGCCATAGCCTTGCGTCATGATGCCGTCGATCTTCGGGTTGGCGGCAAGCAGGGCCGCGACACCGGACTGTTCCGGTCCAAGGGCATAATTGCCGTTGTAATAGCCGACGACCTTGATGTCGGGATATTTGGCCAGAACCTTCTCATAGCCCTGCTGCAGCTGCGCCGAGATAGGCGCACCGGCGAGGCCGCGGTCGAGGATGATGTTGCCCTTGCCGCCAAGCTGCGCGGCCATCCATTCAGCCATGACCGAGGGGATGCGATCCCAGTCGGAAGCGACAGCGAGCGCGCAAGGCTCGGTCACCACCTGGTCGAAGGAGATGACGACGATGCCGGCATCGCAGGCCTTCTTGATGGTCGGGTTCAAGGCCGAGTCCGAACCGGCGTCGACGAGGATGGCGTCCGGCTTCTGGCGGATGATGTTGTTCAGCGAATTGATCTGCGCCTGGACGGTGTTCTCGACATTCTCGATCTTGAGGTCGACGCGGCCCTTGAGCGGCCCCTTGTTGACCGACACGGTGGCGACACGCTCCATCTGCTGGCGCCAATCATTGCCTACGAAATTGTTCGAGAGATAGATTGTGTAGGGCTTCTTGTCCTCGGCGTGGCCGGCCTGTGTGGCCGCAGCCATCATGGCGACGGCAAGCGCTGCAAGGCCGATGTTACGGCTTGGTGATTTCATGATTTTCTCCTCCCATTTTTCGTTGCGAAATCGCGACGCCCAAAGTGGCGCCTTGCATCCACCAAATCAGGTTCCCGAAGCCTCCTTGGGCGTGATCTCGACCCAGCTCGGCGACACCGGCAAGGACAGTCCCGGCGCCAGATCGGGAAATACGGTCTTGCCGAGCTCGATCTTCACCGCCGAGGAGTTCGGGGCGTATTTGGCATCGACCATATCCGTGGTCAGGCCGGGTGAGTTGAACAGTACGGTGGTGTCGGCCGGCTTCTTGCCGGTGTCGAGAATGTCGACCGCGAGCTTGATCGCCTCGGCCGACAGCGACGGCGGATTGGCACCCAGCCAGCATTTGGCGCCCTTGGTCTGGGCGCACGTCACGCCGGTACCGTTGAAGGCGGCGGCGACGATCGGCACCATCGGCCGGTCGGCATTCTGCAGCGCCTTGATCGCACCGGTGCCGTAGCCCTGCGAAAAGATGCCGTCGACTTCCGGATGGGCGGCGAGCAGGCTGGCGACGCCCTCCTGTTCGGGCCCTGCGGCATAATTGCCGTTGAAATAACCGACGATCTCGATGCCCGGATACTTCTTCAGCACGGCACCAAAATTCTTCTCGAACTGTTCCGAGATCGGCGCGCCGGCGAGGCCGCGATCCATGAAAACCTTGCCCTTGCCGCCGAGGATGGAGGCCATCCATTCGGCCTGGTTGTTGGCCATGATATCGAAATCGGAATGCAGCTTGTAGGCGCATTCGGCCGAAACGGTCTGGTCGAAGCTGACGACGATGATGCCGGCGTCGCAGGCCTTCTTGATGGTCGGATTGAGCGCCTCGGCCGAGGACGCGTCGATGAGGATGGCGGCTGGTTTCTGGCGGATAATGTTGTTCAGCGAATTGATCTGCGCCTGAACGGTGTTCTCGGCGTTTTCGATCTTGAGGTCGACGCGGCCCTTCAACGGCCCCTTGTCGACGGCGACATTGGCGACGCGCTCCATCTGCTGGCGCCAGTCATTGCCGACGAAATTGTTCGAGAGATAGATGACGTAAGGCTTTTGGGTTGCGGTATGGCCGGGCATGGCGCCCATCGCGACTGCGAACCCGGCCAGCGCCACGAAGCAGGCGCTCAAGCTCCTCATTTTCATGGTCTTCCTCCCAGTGTTTCCCGTCCAGCCGGTGATGGACTGCGCCATCTTGATCGGATGAAGATGAAAAATTGATACCGGTACCAATTGCGAATGTCAATTTGACCGGACTTCCCCAAGGCTGCGTCCGCGAGCCGAATTCGCCAGATCTCCTCCCTTGCGACTTCTCCCGTGGCCGGCACTTCAGCCTAGCTATCATGCTATTATAATTTTATGTGCCTGTCTATGCGACCTCGGCAGAAAATACGGCCTCCGGCACGTTTCAGGACAGGTCGTTAGGCGCGTCGTAGGTGATGCTGAAAATGTCGGCGGGATGGCGGGCAACGGAGAATTCGATGCTGCGCTGGTCCGCCGACTGGTAGAGCATCTCCACCGTCAGCACCGGGCTGCCGAGCGTGATGCCGAGGTCGGCGGCAACCACCTCGTCGGCGATCTCGGCGCGCACCGTGACATGCGCCACGTCGAGTCGCAGGCCGAGATGTTTCTGTACCGAACGGAAGATCAGCACGTCGGAGAAATCTTCCCGCTTCAGTCGCGCGCCGATGTCGGGCGGGAAATAGGTGGTGATCTGCGCCTTGCGCTGTTCGCCGATCGACAGCACGCTGCGCAGGCAGTAGCCCGCCTCGTCCTTGCCCATGCCGAAATGGCGCTGGAGCACGGGCGAAACCTCCTTGCGATAGGATTTCACCGTCAGTTGCGCATCCTTGGTGAAGGCCGCCATATCGGCGAAGTTCTTGAACTTCCAGCTCAGATTGACCGACGGATTGCGGGCCGCGACCACAGCCGGCTTGGCTGAGCGTTTCCGGATCAGCCCGTCGGCCTCGAGATCGCGCAGCGCCTGGCGAACCGTGATCAGGCTGACGCCGAAATGCTCGGCAATGGTCGCTTCCTTCGGCAGTTCGCCGCCGACCGGGAAGGTGCCGTTGCCGATCGGTTCGCGCAATATATCGGCAAGCTGGCGGTAGAGCGGCCCATTGGCGCGGCCGAGTGTCCGCCTGGGAAGACTGTCGATGGTGGGAGCGGAATGATCCATGAGCCTCGTCGCGCCTGTGTCGAAGCTTTTATAATAGCTTCCTTATCGGGAGGCTAGGCAAGGCTGTTGACGATCAACCGTCTCAGGCAAAGAGCCGAAGCGGCTGTTCGATCGCCGATTTCAAGGTCGCGAGCCACGTGGCGGCGGTGGGCTCATCAACGCTTGCCGCGTCCACCGTCAGCAGGCATTCGGCATGATCGCTCGCCGTGCTAAGCGAGACGGCCAGCCGCATCGCGCGGCCAGGCAGAAGCGGCATCACGACCGGCCTTATCTCGCTGGTGGGCAGCAGCCGCAGGGATAGCACCGCCGGTTTGTCCGCCTCATCATGGGTGCCGGCCAATGCTGCAAGCCGCATTGCGCGCAGAGATGTCAGGGACATTTCGGGGGCCAAGGCGAACACGGTTTGCCGGCCTGCCAGCTCCAGCGCCACGGATACGTCGTCGATCTTGGCGGCGTCCGGCATCTCGGCAAATATTCGACCGGCGGCGCGCAGCAGCACGTCGTCGACATCGAGTGTACGTCCCGAATTCTTCAGCGCCGCCAGCAGGTCCTGCAGGGCGCCGAGCGCAATGGAGGTTGCGAAAGCAGCGACACGAGGCGCGGCGATTGGAGGCGCTGCCGCGGGTGCGGCGACCCCGGGCGAAGCGGCCGGTGCGCCAGCCGAAACGAAACCCAACACATCAGCCGCCAGGATGCGTCCGCCCGGCCCGCTGCCGCGGAGCGTTTCAAGCGGCAGGCTTCGCTCGCGCGCCAGCCGGCGGGCATAGGGCGAAACGGCCAGACGTGCGGATTGCGCCACCGCGATGTTCATTTCAGATACTCTGAATTCACGCAGTTGGTCAGCCGTCCCTCGGCGAGATAGGCGTGCACCACCTCGATCGATTTCAGCCGGAGGTCGCGCATCGATGCCGGACTGTAGAAGGCGGCATGCGGAGTGACTATGAGGCGATTGGCGATCCACGCTTCGCGGCGACGCCATGCCGCCAGCAGCGGATGGTCGAGATCGCCGGGTTCGTTCGGCAAGACGTCCAGTCCCGCTCCGGCGACGGTACCCTTGCGCATGGCGGCTTCCAGCGCGTCGAGATCGACGATCGGGCCGCGCGCCGTGTTGACCAGGACAAGGCCGGGCTTGGCGGCGGCGAAGGCGGCGGCGCCGAGCAGCTCGCGGGTTTCCTCGCTCAGCGGCGCATGGACGCTCACCACATCCGCGCCCGCCATCAGTTCGACCAGCGAATGGACCCGCTCGTAACCGGTCGAGAGGTCGACGCCGGACAGGAGATGCGGGTCGTAAAACACCACCTTCATGTCGAAGGCGGCGGCGCGGCGCGCGGTGGCAAGCCCGATGCGGCCGAGACCGACAACGCCGAAGGTGGCACCCTTGTGCCGGCGCACCAGCGGCGCCTTGGAGAAATGCCAGCCTTCGGCACCATTGCCGGCAAGCTCGGCGCCATAGGCAGAGGTGCCGCGCGTCAGCGCCAGCATCAGGCCGATGGCGTGATCGGCGACTTCGGTCGTGCCATAGTCCGGCACATTGCAGGCCGGGATCTTGCGTGTCCCCCAACCTACCGTGTCGATGTTGTCGAAGCCGACGCCGGAGCGCACCGCGATCCGCGCCTTGGGAAAGGCCGATGGCGCGGCGGCGACATTGTGGGTAGGCGAATAGTTGATGACGGCATCGACCGTCTGGCAGATGGCCGGATCCAGCGTGGCCGCCTTGTCGTTGGTCGAGCGGGCGAGGATGAACTCGATGTCGGGATAATGCTCGCGCTCGAGTTCGGCTTCGTCGGCGGCTTGCCAGTTGGCGCACAGGATCTTCATGCTTGCCCTTCGGATTTCATGTTTGGGTAGAGGTCTATTTCTTGATGCCGCCGATGCGGCCGCCCATCGGCACCACGGCGCCGACCGGCTGATCGATTGCGGCGAGCGTTCCGCTGATCGGTGCCTCGATCTCGACCACGGCCTTGTCGGTCTCGATCTCGGCGATCAGTTCGCCCTCCTTGACCGTTTCGCCAACCGCCTTCAGCCATTTGATGACCGTGCCCTCGCTGACGGTGAGGTCGCCGAAAGGCATCGTTATCGGTTCGCCATAGTCGGGAGCAGCGGGCGTCGGGGTCGGTGGCACGGGCGATGCGGCCTTGACCGGAGCAGACGCGGATCTGGCCGGCACAGCACTTTTCAGGCCGACCGTGTACCAATGATCGGGAACCGGCGGCTTGCCTGCGATGACGTCACGTGCGCCCTGGACGATGCGGGCGCTGTCCACCAGCATGGCGCGCTCCAGCACCGGGGCGAAGGGGTGCGAGGTCGGCGCGGTGTGCAGCCGTCCCGGCGGGGCGTCGAGCTCATCAAAGGCGAGCTCGTTGATCGCCTGGGCGATCTCGCCGCCAAGGCCGCACATCGCCCAGGCCTCGTCGACGATGAGCAGGCGGTGGGTCTTGCGGACACTGGCCACGATCGTGTCGATGTCGAGCGGCATGATCGTGCGCGGGTCGATCACCTCGGCCTCGATGCCTTCAGCGGCCAGCGCTTCCGCTGCCTCGAGCGCGCGTTGCACCATCTGGCCGGCGGCAACGATGGTGATGTCGGTGCCGGCCCGGGCGATGCGCGCGACGCCGAACGGGACAAAATGCTCGCCGACCGGCACCTCGCCCTTTGAGGCGAACAGCGCCTTGGGTTCCAGCATGATGACCGGGTCGCCAGCCCTGAGCGCCGTCTTCATCAGACCCTTGGCGTCGGCCGGTGTCGAGGGCACGCACACGATGAGGCCCGGCATATGCGCGAAGACCGGATGATAGATACCGCTGTGATGCGGGCCGGAGCTGCGCAGCGCGCCCGCGCCAACGCGCACCACCATCGGCGCGCTCATCACGCCGCTGGTCATGTAGCGCAGCTTCGCCGCCTGCAGGAAAATCTGGCCGGCGGTCTCGAAAGCAAAGTCGGCGAACATCAGGTCGGAAACGGTACGGGCGCCGGTGGCCGAGGCGCCGACGGCGGCGGCGGTGAAACCCTGTTCGGAGATCGGCGTGTCGACCATGCGATCGGCGCCGAATTCCTGCCAGAGGTTTTTGGTGTGGGCAAAACTGCCGCCACGCTCGCCGGTGCCCTCGCCGAAATAGAGGATCGCCGGATTGGCGCGCATCTCCTCGGCAATGCCGTCGCGCACCGCTTCCAGCCAACCTTGCGTGCGGGTCTCGCCGACGGCGCGCCAAGCCAAGGCGGCGGGTGGGTTGATCGGATCGGCGAAGACATGCAGGCGCACCGTCGCCGGATCAGGCTCGGGCGAGTTGCGGGCGAAGTTCAGCGCTTCTTCGACCACCTTCTCGATCCGCGCTTCGATGGCGGCCAGTGCCTCGGCATCGGCGATGCCGTAGTCCTCGACCAGTTTCTTGCGGAACATGTCGATCGGATCGCGCTTGATCCAGGCGTCGAGCTCCTCTTGCGTGCGATACGTGCCGATGACCGGATCGCCTTCGTGATGGCCGACGGTGCGGTAGGTCTTGGCCTCGATCAGCGTCGGACCCTTGCCGGAACGGGCGCGCTCGGTGGCCTCCTTCATCGCCAGCCAGACGGCGAAGACATCGTTGCCGTCGACAGCCACGCCGGGCATGCCATAGGAAGCGGCCTTGGTGGCGATCTCGGGATTGAGCGTGATGGAGTTGAGGGGCGTCGCGGTGGCGTAGAGATTGTTCTCGCAGATGAAGACAGCCGGCGCCCGCTGCACGGCGGCAAAATTGAGCGCCTCGTGGAAGCCGCCATGGTTGGCGGCGCCGTCGCCGAAGAAGGCGACGCCGATATCGTCGCGGCCTTGCTGGCGAGCGCTCATGCCGATGCCAACGGCATGGCCGATGCCGGCGGCGACGATGCCGTTGGTGCCGAACAGGCCGACCGAACGGTCGTAGAGGTGCATTGTGCCGCCGCGGCCACCGCAAATACCGTCGGCCTTGCCGAACAGTTCGGCCATGACGCGGCCGGGATCGGCGCCCTTAGCCAGGGCATGACCATGGCCGCGATGGGTCGATGTGACCCAGTCGGTTGGCCTGAGGTGGGCGCAGACGCCGACGCCGGTCGCCTCTTCGCCGATGTAGAGATGCAGGAAGCCGGGTGTTTCGCCTTTGCGGCAAGCGATCTGGGCGATGCTTTCGAAACGGCGCAACAGCACCATGCGTTCGAACAGATCGAGCAGGATCTTCCGGTCGGGGAGGTTTGGCGCACCCCTCGACTCCTCGCGTGCGCGCGCCGCAGACATTGCCACCAAAGCCTCCCTGAATCCATCTGACGCCGGGCGGCGGAGCGCCGGCGGCGGGCTTGTTCGCCGCCCACTTCGGTGCATCATAGATTATAATAGCATAATGTCTACTGGCTCCAAGCAGAGCCGCGTGGAGCGTTAGATTCTTGTCATGCGCACCGTGGCGTCCGGGCGCTGGAACAGCTCCGGGCGCAGGCCGAGACCGAGCCCGGGCCCATCGAGCGGCACGACATGGCCGCGCTCGACCGGCGGAATGTCGGCGACGATTTCGGTGTACCAGCCGGTGAAGTAGGCGCGCACCGCCTCCTGGTAATTGACGTTCGGCAAGGTGGCCGACAGCGCGCAGCTGGCGGCATAGACGATCGGCCCGGTGCAATCGTGCAAGGTGACAGGCAGTTCGCTGGCTTCGGCCATGTTGGCGATCTTGCGCGCTTCGGAGAGGCCGCCGCACCAGGCGAGGTCGATCATGATCACGCTGGCCGCGCGCTTGTCGATCAGCTGCCTGAACATCTGCCGCGAGGCGAGCCGCTCGCTGGCGGCAATGGGGATCGAGGTGTGGCGGGCAAGCTCGGCCATGGCGTCGAGCTCGTTGTAGCGGATCGGTTCCTCCAGCCAGGCGACGTCATAGGCTTTCAGCGCCTCCGCGATGCGCAGCACGGGCGGCAAGGTCCACAGCCCGTGCAGCTCGACCATGATTTCCATGTCGCGACCGACAGCGTCGCGGATCTTCTGGAACGGCTCCAGCGCCTTGTCGAGATCGGCGAGCGAGATTCGGGTGCCGTTCGACGCCTCCGCCGCAATGTCGAACGGCCAGATCTTCATCGCGCCAATGCCTTCGGATTTCAGGCTCCTGGCGAGATCGCCGGCATTGTAGCGCCAGGCGAGCAGGTCCTCGTACGGGCCCTCGTTCGAATCGCCCGCCTTCAGCGACCAGTCCTCGCCGCGCTCGAACAGGGCGTTCTTCTTCGTGGCGCGGACATGTTTGTAGCCGGCGCAAGTGTTGTAGATCGGCACGGTCTTGTGAGTGCGGCCGCCAAGCAGCCGCCAGACCGGTTCGCCAAGCGCCTGGCCATAAATGTCCCAGAGCGCAATGTTGACGGCGGAATTGCCGCGCACCTCGGCGCCGGAATCCCGTGCGCCGACATAGACGCCGCCGAGCGTGCGGTCGTGCAGTTCGATGTCGCGCGGATCCTTCCCCAACAGATAGGATGCAACATTGTCGTGGATGTAGGACGCGACGGGCCCCGGCGCCCAGAAGGTCTCTCCGGTGCCGATGAGACCGGCATCGGTGTGGACGCGCAGCCAGAACAGGAATGGAAACTCGGCCAGCTGCAGCGTTTCGAGCGCGACGACTTTCATCTTTTCCTCCCACTGCGGCGGACCATGCGGTCGACGGGACAATAACACATCGCCGTTGACAGCCATTTATGGTACCGGTATCAATCCCGTCAAGATGGCCACGGGAGGGCGTTCGCTTGCCTGCCAAAGATCAAGACACGGCGCGGCGCAGAGCACTGGTCACCGGTGCCGCGGGCGGCCTCGGCCGCGAGGTGGCGATCCAGTTGGCCCGGCGAAACTGTGTGGTCGCGGTCACCGACATCAATGGCGAGGGACTGGCCGAGACCATCGGGCGGATCGGCGAAACAGGCTCGGAAAGCGAAAGCATTGTCAGCGATTTCACCAGTGAGGGCGCACCGGAAGCGGCGGTCGAAAAAGTGGTCGCGCGCTGGGGCGGCATCGACATCCTCGTCAACAATGCCGGCTATGGCGTGATCGAGCCGTTCCTCGATGCCACCTACAAGGCCTGGACGCGCACGCTGGCCCTCAACGTCACGGCACTCGCCATGGCCTGCAAGGCGGCGGGGCGGGTGATGCGCGAGCAGCGTTCGGGGCGCATCATCAACATCACCTCGCCGGGCTCGCGCATGGCGCTGCCCGATTACACGGCCTACACGGCGAGCAAGGCCGGCGTCGATTCCATCACCCGGGCCGCGGCCGTGGCGCTGGCGCCCTATGGCGTGCTGGTGAACAGCCTGGCGCCGGGCATGATGGACACCGAGATGCAGCGCTCGACCGAGGTCGATCTCGCCCGCGCCAATGGCCGCGACGACCTGCAGGCCTTCCTCGACGAGCGCACCCGCCGCATTCCGCTCGGCCGCCGCGCCGAGATCTCAGAGGTCGCTGAGGCCGTCGTCTGGCTCTGCCTCGATGCACCCCGATACATGACCGCCGAGCGGCTCAACATGTCGGGCGGGCTCGACAAGGACTGATCACATGCTGCGAAACTCCCCTCCCGACAGCGCCGATATCGGCGCGCTAGAACGCAAGGCGACACGGCTGCGCCGGCACATGCTGACCATGGCGCGCGGCCAGGGCCAGGGCTATATCGGCCAGGGTCTCGGCATCGCCGATATGCTGGCCGCGCTGTATTTCCACGAACTGCGCTACGATCCGCATAGTCCGGCATGGTCCGATCGCGACCGCTTCCTGCTCTCGACCGGGCATTATTCCATCGCGCTGTGGGCCGCATTGGCCGAGGCCGGCATCATCCCGGTCGAGGAATTGATCACCTACGGCGCCGACAACAGCCGGCTGGAAATGTCGACGCTCGACACCACGCCCGGTGTCGAAGTGATCGGGGGCTCGCTCGGCCATGGGCTCGGACAGGGCGTCGGCCAGGCGCTGGGCCTGCGCGTGGACCGCTCCGACGCACGCGTCTTCGTCGAGCTTTCCGACGGCGAGATGCAGGAAGGCTCGACCTGGGAGGCGGCGATGTCGGCCAGCCATTTCAGGCTCGACGGGCTGGTGGCGCTGGTCGATTGCAACGGCATTCAGGCCGATGGCCCCGTGGTGCTCGACATGGAGCCGGTGGCCGACAAATGGCGTGCCTTCGGCTGGCAGACATCGGAGATCGACGGCAACGACATGAGGATGATGGTCGGTGCGCTGGCGGATGCGAGGAACCGCAATGGCAAGCCGAAGGCGATCGTGCTGCGCACGCTTCCGGGCAAAGGGGTGCCGCGCATCGAAACCTCCGAGAAATCGCACTTCTTCCGCATCGACGTGGCGCAATGGGACGGCATCATCGCCGAGTTCGAAAAGACCATGGGGGCAGCCCAATGAGCGGCGCGGCGACGGAGGCCGGACGTACGCTGGCCATGGGCCAGGACGAAGCCGTTGGCGGCGGCCGGCGGAGCGTGGAGGCGCCTTTCGGCAAGGCTTTGGCGCGG is part of the Mesorhizobium loti genome and encodes:
- a CDS encoding substrate-binding domain-containing protein yields the protein MKSPSRNIGLAALAVAMMAAATQAGHAEDKKPYTIYLSNNFVGNDWRQQMERVATVSVNKGPLKGRVDLKIENVENTVQAQINSLNNIIRQKPDAILVDAGSDSALNPTIKKACDAGIVVISFDQVVTEPCALAVASDWDRIPSVMAEWMAAQLGGKGNIILDRGLAGAPISAQLQQGYEKVLAKYPDIKVVGYYNGNYALGPEQSGVAALLAANPKIDGIMTQGYGSGAIQALKDAGRPIVPVVGFSYNVAAVTCAQTQGAKCILGSNPAYLSSEAIKLAVDILDTGKKPAERSVSVKGDFVTTDPFESKLYPGTKMIKIAIGENAFPDQAPGLTLPITPDWVEITAAEAAGTK
- a CDS encoding substrate-binding domain-containing protein, with protein sequence MKMRSLSACFVALAGFAVAMGAMPGHTATQKPYVIYLSNNFVGNDWRQQMERVANVAVDKGPLKGRVDLKIENAENTVQAQINSLNNIIRQKPAAILIDASSAEALNPTIKKACDAGIIVVSFDQTVSAECAYKLHSDFDIMANNQAEWMASILGGKGKVFMDRGLAGAPISEQFEKNFGAVLKKYPGIEIVGYFNGNYAAGPEQEGVASLLAAHPEVDGIFSQGYGTGAIKALQNADRPMVPIVAAAFNGTGVTCAQTKGAKCWLGANPPSLSAEAIKLAVDILDTGKKPADTTVLFNSPGLTTDMVDAKYAPNSSAVKIELGKTVFPDLAPGLSLPVSPSWVEITPKEASGT
- a CDS encoding GntR family transcriptional regulator, producing the protein MDHSAPTIDSLPRRTLGRANGPLYRQLADILREPIGNGTFPVGGELPKEATIAEHFGVSLITVRQALRDLEADGLIRKRSAKPAVVAARNPSVNLSWKFKNFADMAAFTKDAQLTVKSYRKEVSPVLQRHFGMGKDEAGYCLRSVLSIGEQRKAQITTYFPPDIGARLKREDFSDVLIFRSVQKHLGLRLDVAHVTVRAEIADEVVAADLGITLGSPVLTVEMLYQSADQRSIEFSVARHPADIFSITYDAPNDLS
- a CDS encoding E3 binding domain-containing protein, with translation MNIAVAQSARLAVSPYARRLARERSLPLETLRGSGPGGRILAADVLGFVSAGAPAASPGVAAPAAAPPIAAPRVAAFATSIALGALQDLLAALKNSGRTLDVDDVLLRAAGRIFAEMPDAAKIDDVSVALELAGRQTVFALAPEMSLTSLRAMRLAALAGTHDEADKPAVLSLRLLPTSEIRPVVMPLLPGRAMRLAVSLSTASDHAECLLTVDAASVDEPTAATWLATLKSAIEQPLRLFA
- a CDS encoding C-terminal binding protein; amino-acid sequence: MKILCANWQAADEAELEREHYPDIEFILARSTNDKAATLDPAICQTVDAVINYSPTHNVAAAPSAFPKARIAVRSGVGFDNIDTVGWGTRKIPACNVPDYGTTEVADHAIGLMLALTRGTSAYGAELAGNGAEGWHFSKAPLVRRHKGATFGVVGLGRIGLATARRAAAFDMKVVFYDPHLLSGVDLSTGYERVHSLVELMAGADVVSVHAPLSEETRELLGAAAFAAAKPGLVLVNTARGPIVDLDALEAAMRKGTVAGAGLDVLPNEPGDLDHPLLAAWRRREAWIANRLIVTPHAAFYSPASMRDLRLKSIEVVHAYLAEGRLTNCVNSEYLK
- a CDS encoding thiamine pyrophosphate-dependent enzyme — its product is MSAARAREESRGAPNLPDRKILLDLFERMVLLRRFESIAQIACRKGETPGFLHLYIGEEATGVGVCAHLRPTDWVTSTHRGHGHALAKGADPGRVMAELFGKADGICGGRGGTMHLYDRSVGLFGTNGIVAAGIGHAVGIGMSARQQGRDDIGVAFFGDGAANHGGFHEALNFAAVQRAPAVFICENNLYATATPLNSITLNPEIATKAASYGMPGVAVDGNDVFAVWLAMKEATERARSGKGPTLIEAKTYRTVGHHEGDPVIGTYRTQEELDAWIKRDPIDMFRKKLVEDYGIADAEALAAIEARIEKVVEEALNFARNSPEPDPATVRLHVFADPINPPAALAWRAVGETRTQGWLEAVRDGIAEEMRANPAILYFGEGTGERGGSFAHTKNLWQEFGADRMVDTPISEQGFTAAAVGASATGARTVSDLMFADFAFETAGQIFLQAAKLRYMTSGVMSAPMVVRVGAGALRSSGPHHSGIYHPVFAHMPGLIVCVPSTPADAKGLMKTALRAGDPVIMLEPKALFASKGEVPVGEHFVPFGVARIARAGTDITIVAAGQMVQRALEAAEALAAEGIEAEVIDPRTIMPLDIDTIVASVRKTHRLLIVDEAWAMCGLGGEIAQAINELAFDELDAPPGRLHTAPTSHPFAPVLERAMLVDSARIVQGARDVIAGKPPVPDHWYTVGLKSAVPARSASAPVKAASPVPPTPTPAAPDYGEPITMPFGDLTVSEGTVIKWLKAVGETVKEGELIAEIETDKAVVEIEAPISGTLAAIDQPVGAVVPMGGRIGGIKK
- a CDS encoding mandelate racemase/muconate lactonizing enzyme family protein, which translates into the protein MKVVALETLQLAEFPFLFWLRVHTDAGLIGTGETFWAPGPVASYIHDNVASYLLGKDPRDIELHDRTLGGVYVGARDSGAEVRGNSAVNIALWDIYGQALGEPVWRLLGGRTHKTVPIYNTCAGYKHVRATKKNALFERGEDWSLKAGDSNEGPYEDLLAWRYNAGDLARSLKSEGIGAMKIWPFDIAAEASNGTRISLADLDKALEPFQKIRDAVGRDMEIMVELHGLWTLPPVLRIAEALKAYDVAWLEEPIRYNELDAMAELARHTSIPIAASERLASRQMFRQLIDKRAASVIMIDLAWCGGLSEARKIANMAEASELPVTLHDCTGPIVYAASCALSATLPNVNYQEAVRAYFTGWYTEIVADIPPVERGHVVPLDGPGLGLGLRPELFQRPDATVRMTRI
- a CDS encoding SDR family NAD(P)-dependent oxidoreductase; its protein translation is MPAKDQDTARRRALVTGAAGGLGREVAIQLARRNCVVAVTDINGEGLAETIGRIGETGSESESIVSDFTSEGAPEAAVEKVVARWGGIDILVNNAGYGVIEPFLDATYKAWTRTLALNVTALAMACKAAGRVMREQRSGRIINITSPGSRMALPDYTAYTASKAGVDSITRAAAVALAPYGVLVNSLAPGMMDTEMQRSTEVDLARANGRDDLQAFLDERTRRIPLGRRAEISEVAEAVVWLCLDAPRYMTAERLNMSGGLDKD
- a CDS encoding transketolase, which translates into the protein MLRNSPPDSADIGALERKATRLRRHMLTMARGQGQGYIGQGLGIADMLAALYFHELRYDPHSPAWSDRDRFLLSTGHYSIALWAALAEAGIIPVEELITYGADNSRLEMSTLDTTPGVEVIGGSLGHGLGQGVGQALGLRVDRSDARVFVELSDGEMQEGSTWEAAMSASHFRLDGLVALVDCNGIQADGPVVLDMEPVADKWRAFGWQTSEIDGNDMRMMVGALADARNRNGKPKAIVLRTLPGKGVPRIETSEKSHFFRIDVAQWDGIIAEFEKTMGAAQ